The genomic stretch AAGAAATCCTGGCAAGTGTTAAGAAGCAACTCGATGACTCATTAAAATTTTGACAACAGTGCTGCTGACATTTTCTTTAAGATATTCAGGGGGAATATTCCATTGCGGAGGTTGCCCAAGACTACACTGGACACAACGCAAGATTGCCTCTGGATTGGCCCCAGATAAAATATTGCTGCCACATTCAACCGTCTCTGGACGCTCTGTTACATCTCGAATCGTGACATTTGGAACATGCATGATACAACACTCTTCTTGAACGGTTCCACTATCACTAATAACACAATACGCATTTTTTTCAAGAGCAACGAAATCAATGAAGCCAAACGGATCGTAGTACTGGATCATTCCAGCATTATCAATTAATCCATACCGACAGATTCTATCTCTCGTGTGAGGATGTAAACTCAATATTACAGTCCTTTTGTATTTTTCAGGAAGTAGATTTATTGCTTGAATCAAAGTTTTCAAACGATTCGGGATATCCACATTTTCAGCTCGATGCATTGTTACAAGAAAATATTCATTTGGATTTAGTTTTAATGCCTCAAGGACTTTCGATTCTTCGATATCGGATTTGTATCGTTCTAGAACTTCATTGATCGGATTGCCGACTACAAATATTCTATTACTCGAAATTCCTTCTTGGATGAGATTAGCGCGACTTCTCTCAGTATAGGGCATTAGTATATCACTGCAGTGATCGATAATCCGCCTGTTTACTTCTTCAGGCACGCGATCGTCAAAGCACCTGTTACCCGCCTCCATATGATAGACAGGTATTGCCATCCTTTTCGCGATGATAGCCGAAAGACTGCTATTTGTATCTCCAAGGATCAATAATCTATCTGGTTTCTCGGATTGGAGTATTCTCTCACTTTCAACTAATATTCTGCCAATCTGCTCCCCCGTACTTGAACTTTGAACACCTAGGTAGTAGTCAGGTTCCCGAATCCGTAACTCTTTAAAGAATATATCGCTTAACTTCGGATCATAGTTCTGGCCAGTATGTACCAAAATATGCTCACACTCTCGATCCAACTTTTCAATCGTGCAGCTTAATCTAATTATCTCCGGGCGAGTGCCCAGAATTGTCATAATTTTCATCGGAGCAATTCCCCATTCGGTTGTTGATCATCAATTAAAAGTCCATGCTGTTCCAACTGAATTTTTAGCTGTTCGTAGTTCATTATGTTATCTGCAGAGCTATATTCTCGAGATAATGTATCCTTATACTCTGAGTCACGAAGTTCCGGAAGAACGGGTAGAATTACATAATAATTTCCCCTTTCTATCGTCCTATGCGCTTCTTCTTCCGATACAAGTATTTCATGAATTTTTTCACCCGGCCTAATCCCTGTAACAACTGTCTTGATGGGTCTCTCTCCTATCAAAATCTTGGCAATATCCATCACATTCGCAGATGGTACTTTAGGGATATACGTCTCACCACGGTTTGCCTCTATTAATGCCGCAAATATTGTGTCAACAGCCTGATCAAGGCTTAGGAGGAATCGTGTCATATCCAGAGTGGTGATCGTTACTGGTCCGCCAGAACGAATCTGTTCATGGAAGAGAGGTATGACAGATCCTCGAGATGCTAGGACATTTCCGTATCTAACACATATGAATCTTGTATCAGGACAATCCATATTTGCATGAATTAATAGCCGTTCTTGGATAGCTTTTGTCATGCCCATAACATTGATCGGTTTGCACGCCTTATCTGTTGAAATACCAACAACTGTTGAAACAGGTAAATGATGCTCGCGAATAGAGCGGATGATATTTTCAGGTCCTTCTATATTGGTCCTAACCGCCTCAAAGGGAAAATATTCGCATACAGGAACTTGTTTGAGAGCCGCCGCATTAATAACGACGTCAACTCCATGTAAAACTGAACTGATACTATGGTAATCTCGAACATCACCTATGCGGAACTCCAACAACCGTAGGAAATTATTATAAATAATCTCATCAGTTGCATTCTTACGATTCAAATATCGAAGACGCATCTCGTGCTGTTTTGCTTCATCTCGTGAGAACACGATGATCTTCTTCGGACATCCTATCTCACCGGATAGAAGACGTCGGACCAGAACTTTTCCAAGAGATCCAGTACCTCCTGTAACTAGAACGGTTTTATCAGTTAACATATTATCTCCGAATTTCTCCATACGGTGTTGGATCCTGATGCATTTCCTGTATCATAGTTGTCCATGAGGGAATTTTAATATTTGTTTTTTCTTTGAATTTTTTAGCATTTAAACTGCGATTTATCTTCACAGTAATGTCCGGTTCGATTTCAATATCCAAATGATACTCCTCTTTTACCAGAGTAAGAAGGTCAAACTTGCTGATTGGCTCTGATGCAACATGCCAGAGCCCTTGAAGCTCAGATTGATGCTGAATAATCTCTGCAATTATTTGGGAGAGTGCATTGGTTGTAAGACCGCTGA from Methanomicrobiales archaeon encodes the following:
- a CDS encoding polysaccharide biosynthesis protein; protein product: MEKFGDNMLTDKTVLVTGGTGSLGKVLVRRLLSGEIGCPKKIIVFSRDEAKQHEMRLRYLNRKNATDEIIYNNFLRLLEFRIGDVRDYHSISSVLHGVDVVINAAALKQVPVCEYFPFEAVRTNIEGPENIIRSIREHHLPVSTVVGISTDKACKPINVMGMTKAIQERLLIHANMDCPDTRFICVRYGNVLASRGSVIPLFHEQIRSGGPVTITTLDMTRFLLSLDQAVDTIFAALIEANRGETYIPKVPSANVMDIAKILIGERPIKTVVTGIRPGEKIHEILVSEEEAHRTIERGNYYVILPVLPELRDSEYKDTLSREYSSADNIMNYEQLKIQLEQHGLLIDDQQPNGELLR
- the wecB gene encoding UDP-N-acetylglucosamine 2-epimerase (non-hydrolyzing); this encodes MKIMTILGTRPEIIRLSCTIEKLDRECEHILVHTGQNYDPKLSDIFFKELRIREPDYYLGVQSSSTGEQIGRILVESERILQSEKPDRLLILGDTNSSLSAIIAKRMAIPVYHMEAGNRCFDDRVPEEVNRRIIDHCSDILMPYTERSRANLIQEGISSNRIFVVGNPINEVLERYKSDIEESKVLEALKLNPNEYFLVTMHRAENVDIPNRLKTLIQAINLLPEKYKRTVILSLHPHTRDRICRYGLIDNAGMIQYYDPFGFIDFVALEKNAYCVISDSGTVQEECCIMHVPNVTIRDVTERPETVECGSNILSGANPEAILRCVQCSLGQPPQWNIPPEYLKENVSSTVVKILMSHRVAS